One segment of Alnus glutinosa chromosome 2, dhAlnGlut1.1, whole genome shotgun sequence DNA contains the following:
- the LOC133859650 gene encoding uncharacterized protein LOC133859650, protein MAQKGPIKTLPSKRRRFYYSTSKGSIRIALLDLPEPLALLLSSPTSWRQTLCVSVVQAMSAGKTLARTSLFSLECKLRSTRPTYSSVSIPPLTSFSHPQGLRIAPYRVPSRSHASFTEGAALQIEATNPTLELPDEGLSNDTVEHLLANPDDVGRLMKMDRLSVTLDGRGDSVRSDRGWFPYLDRYRCGTGECLSSSEVLEAMSPHILDVRKERFRNVVRNRSYSVCLVVEGLCDFGNVSAVCRSADALGFQSLHVVSCDSKRYRDNRHVSMGAEKWLDIELWNSTQECFKVLKSRGYRIATTHVGMDAVSIYDMDWSCPTAIVVGNENRGITDEALELSELHCSIPMKGMVDSFNVSVAAGILMHHAVCDRTSRLGYHGDLTLEESQILLAEFSLRHSKSAISIAQEFAKRKATMFTPKL, encoded by the exons ATGGCTCAGAAAGGGCCAATAAAAACTCTGCCGTCAAAACGTCGTCGTTTTTACTATAGCACCAGTAAAGGCTCTATCCGGATAGCCCTCCTCGACCTTCCTGAGCCCCTCGCTCTGCTACTCTCATCTCCAACTTCTTGGCGCCAAACTCTCTGTGTCTCTGTGGTGCAAGCAATGAGCGCCGGCAAAACTTTAGCCCGTACATCTCTCTTCTCGCTCGAATGCAAGCTTCGAAGCACTCGCCCAACCTACTCCTCAGTCTCCATTCCGCCGCTCACTTCCTTCTCTCATCCTcaag GGCTCAGAATCGCACCGTACAGAGTTCCTTCAAGATCTCATGCTTCTTTCACCGAAGGAGCTGCGCTTCAAATAGAAGCCACAAATCCAACCCTAGAACTACCCGATGAGGGCCTCTCAAACGACACCGTCGAGCACCTCCTGGCGAACCCCGACGACGTCGGGCGGCTCATGAAGATGGACCGCCTCTCCGTCACTCTCGACGGAAGAGGCGACTCCGTGCGGTCTGACCGCGGGTGGTTCCCGTACCTCGACCGTTACAGGTGCGGGACCGGTGAGTGCTTGAGCAGTAGCGAGGTGCTGGAGGCGATGAGTCCGCACATATTAGACGTGAGGAAGGAGAGGTTTCGGAATGTGGTGCGGAATCGGAGCTACTCCGTCTGCTTGGTCGTCGAAGGGCTGTGCGATTTCGGGAACGTATCCGCCGTGTGCCGGTCTGCGGATGCGCTCGGGTTTCAGTCGCTTCACGTCGTCTCGTGCGACTCGAAAAG GTATAGAGATAACCGCCATGTTAGCATGGGCGCAGAGAAATGGTTGGATATTGAACTTTGGAACTCCACCCAAGAGTGCTTTAAAGTTCTTAAATCGCGTGGTTATCGAATAGCAACCACACATGTGGGAATGGATGCG GTATCCATATACGACATGGACTGGTCATGCCCAACTGCAATAGTAGTTGGGAATGAGAACAG GGGGATAACTGATGAAGCCCTGGAGTTGTCAGAGTTGCATTGCAGTATTCCAATGAAAGGCATGGTGGACTCTTTCAATGTGTCAGTTGCAGCAGGCATCCTCATGCACCATGCTGTTTGTGACAGAACTTCACGCCTG GGCTATCATGGTGATCTGACATTGGAAGAAAGCCAAATCCTACTTGCAGAGTTCTCTCTGCGTCATAGCAAGAGTGCAATTAGCATTGCCCAGGAGTTTGCGAAGCGTAAGGCTACCATGTTTACACCTAAGCTTTGA
- the LOC133859651 gene encoding probable mitochondrial saccharopine dehydrogenase-like oxidoreductase At5g39410 codes for MEENQDPKPNTPHYDLIILGASGFTGKYVVKEALRFLSHPPLRTIALAGRNPTKLTHTLQWASHPNSPPPIPILTFDTSDPRSLLSLCAQTSLVLNCVGPFRLYGEPVVAACVETGCDYLDICGEPEFMERMEAKYGEKAAETGSLIVSACGFDSVPAELGLMFNSRQWVTRAVPNRVEAYLSLESERRMVGNLGTFESAVLGVANADSLQALRRSRPRRARPAVPGPAPPKGPLIEHQKKIGLWAVKLPSADSIVVRRTLATLTENPHGLPGVNEGVEQIEKRKAFWSTVKPAHFGVKIGSKSLLGVFRFITVGMFIGLLGKTGFGRWLLLTFPSFFSVGWFRKKGPSEDEVRSASFKMWFVGHGFSNSSLVSQGNMKPDMEIITRVMGPEIGYLTTPIILLQCALIVLSQRHNLPKGGVLPPGIVFGPTDLQERLQENGISFDVISKGALSS; via the exons ATGGAAGAAAATCAAGACCCAAAACCCAACACTCCCCACTACGACCTGATCATTCTGGGAGCCTCAGGCTTCACAGGCAAGTACGTAGTCAAAGAAGCCCTCAGGTTCCTCTCCCACCCACCTCTCAGAACCATAGCCCTGGCCGGGCGCAACCCTACCAAACTCACCCACACCCTCCAATGGGCCTCGCACCCCAATTCCCCACCACCCATTCCCATCCTCACCTTCGACACCTCCGACCCACGATCCCTCCTCTCGCTCTGCGCGCAGACCAGCCTCGTACTCAACTGCGTCGGGCCCTTCCGCCTCTACGGCGAGCCCGTCGTCGCCGCGTGCGTCGAGACTGGCTGCGATTACTTGGACATTTGCGGGGAGCCCGAGTTCATGGAGAGGATGGAGGCTAAGTACGGCGAGAAGGCGGCCGAGACGGGGTCTTTGATCGTTTCGGCATGTGGGTTCGACTCGGTTCCGGCTGAACTGGGCTTGATGTTCAATTCGAGGCAGTGGGTGACGCGGGCAGTGCCGAACCGGGTCGAGGCGTACCTGAGCTTGGAGTCGGAGAGGAGGATGGTTGGGAATTTGGGGACGTTCGAGTCGGCGGTTCTGGGCGTGGCCAATGCGGATAGTTTGCAGGCCCTGAGGCGGTCGAGGCCGAGACGAGCTAGGCCGGCG GTACCTGGTCCCGCACCTCCCAAAGGACCTCTTATAGAGCACCAGAAAAAGATTGGGCTCTGGGCGGTAAAACTACCTTCAGCAGATTCTATTGTCGTTCGAAGAACACTTGCAACTCTAACAGAAAACCCCCACGGACTTCCAGGTGTTAATGAGGGTGTTGAACAGATTGAAAAGAGGAAGGCCTTCTGGTCAACTGTGAAGCCAGCTCATTTTGGGGTGAAGATAGGCTCCAAATCTTTGTTGGGTGTCTTCCGATTCATCACTGTTGGGATGTTTATTGGGCTTCTGGGTAAAACTGGTTTTGGGAGGTGGCTTCTCTTAACATTTCCCTCATTTTTCAGCGTTGGATGGTTCAGGAAGAAGGGCCCCTCTGAGGATGAGGTTAGAAGTGCTTCATTTAAGATGTGGTTTGTTGGGCATGGTTTTAGCAACAGCAGTCTCGTTTCACAGGGAAACATGAAACCTGATATGGAAATAATAACAAGAGTAATGGGACCTGAGATCGGCTATCTGACCACCCCAATAATCCTGCTTCAGTGTGCTCTTATTGTTCTAAGCCAACGACACAACCTACCAAAGGGAGGAGTTTTACCTCCGGGGATTGTATTTGGCCCAACCGATCTCCAAGAACGGCTTCAAGAGAATGGAATATCTTTTGATGTCATTTCAAAGGGTGCTCTTTCTTCTTGA
- the LOC133861230 gene encoding pentatricopeptide repeat-containing protein At3g63370, chloroplastic: MQEALPSLIMKVFTSGFRSLVHSNNPILSTKAQTRFFVNTSSKEKLSQSPPISEKFASFLDNCSVVFTLRKLHACIFAKGLGDSIFLGSKLLNCYAKFGLLAESRWVFDRIINNNLSLWNSILVGYFRTGHFGEVLRRYSYLRERKIGLDSSAITFSLKSCIELGSLEFGRGVHVDAFKFGLNAYRFVGSSLIGLYCRHGDIEDASRVFDEIADKDVVVYTSMITGYAQCSDHRGYGAFCVARRMQNQQLVPNRVTLVSLLQAAAHLEALEVGRSIHAYSIRRSIVCSDEVFETSLMDMYIKCGALRTAACIFGKMDSKTIGSWNAMIAGHLQMEQPFEAFNLFCQMVQEDLMPDLITLANGILCCATLKCLLQGKSIHGYIIRTGVDLDLVAITALVDLYCKCNSLIQARGLFDSMEKRDAISYNVMMTGYLQNEFAFEAMMTFIEMVKAGIKPNISSIVSVLSASSDLKDIKSGRCLHGYILRHGLDWNTEIANQTIYMYAKCGCMDFARQVFNGIKYKDLVSWTSMMMSYVFHGHADEAIILFRLMQREKLEHDLVTVISLLQAFSQLACVNLAREVQCHLYRVHMVREIPVINSLITTYAKCGRLDMAREVFEHMSKRCLTSWNTMIAAYAMHGSSAEVLKLFDRMKGEKVEPDEVTFTSILTACSHSGLVEEGLQVFRSMKEEYAMIPCEVHYSCMVDLLSRAGQLDEAYAMVKRLPSGKSTSSLGALLAACIVYRNTEIGEVVGRQLLELVPENSSAYSLVSNLYAEGGKWDEVARIRAIVKDKGLKRTPGCSLIELDKQERAM, from the coding sequence ATGCAGGAAGCCCTTCCCTCATTGATTATGAAAGTTTTTACATCTGGGTTTCGTTCACTGGTCCACAGCAACAACCCAATACTATCTACCAAAGCCCAAACCAGATTTTTCGTTAACACGAGTAGCAAAGAGAAACTCTCTCAATCTCCGCCTATATCAGAGAAATTTGCTTCTTTCTTGGATAATTGTTCAGTTGTTTTCACTTTAAGAAAACTCCATGCTTGCATTTTCGCTAAGGGACTGGGAGACAGTATTTTTCTGGGCTCTAAGCTCCTGAATTGCTATGCAAAGTTTGGTCTTCTAGCTGAATCTAGATGGGTATTCGACAGAATTATAAATAACAACCTGTCTCTTTGGAATTCAATCCTTGTTGGGTATTTCCGGACCGGTCATTTTGGTGAAGTTCTTAGGCGGTACTCGTATTTGAGAGAAAGGAAGATTGGTTTAGATAGTTCGGCCATTACATTTAGTTTGAAGAGTTGTATTGAGCTGGGAAGTTTAGAATTTGGGAGAGGGGTTCATGTGGATGCTTTCAAGTTTGGGTTAAATGCGTATAGGTTTGTGGGTTCGTCGCTCATAGGTTTGTATTGTAGGCATGGAGATATTGAAGACGCATCTAGAGTGTTTGATGAAATAGCTGACAAAGATGTTGTTGTTTATACGTCGATGATCACTGGGTATGCTCAATGCAGCGATCACCGTGGGTATGGGGCTTTCTGTGTCGCTCGTCGTATGCAGAATCAACAATTGGTTCCTAATCGGGTGACTTTGGTGAGCTTACTTCAAGCTGCGGCACACTTGGAAGCACTTGAAGTGGGTCGTTCCATCCATGCTTATAGTATTAGAAGAAGCATTGTTTGTTCAGATGAAGTCTTTGAAACTAGTCTTATGGACATGTATATCAAATGTGGGGCCCTAAGAACGGCTGCCTGCATTTTTGGGAAAATGGATTCAAAAACAATTGGTTCTTGGAATGCTATGATTGCTGGTCATCTTCAAATGGAGCAGCCCTTTGAAGCTTTCAACCTTTTCTGTCAAATGGTGCAAGAAGACCTCATGCCTGATTTGATAACTTTAGCCAATGGGATTTTGTGCTGTGCTACCTTGAAGTGTTTGCTTCAAGGCAAGAGCATTCATGGTTACATCATTCGAACTGGAGTCGACCTGGATCTAGTAGCCATAACTGCTCTGGTCGATTTGTATTGTAAATGCAATAGCTTAATCCAAGCCAGGGGATTGTTTGATAGTATGGAGAAAAGAGATGCTATTTCATATAATGTGATGATGACTGGTTATCTCCAAAACGAATTTGCTTTTGAAGCTATGATGACCTTTATTGAAATGGTTAAAGCAGGTATCAAACCAAATATAAGTTCCATTGTAAGTGTGCTTTCTGCATCCTCTGATCTGAAAGACATTAAAAGTGGTAGGTGTCTTCATGGATACATATTAAGACATGGGTTAGATTGGAACACTGAAATTGCCAACCAAACCATCTATATGTATGCAAAATGCGGTTGTATGGATTTTGCAAGGCAAGTATTTAACGGGATAAAATATAAAGACCTGGTCTCTTGGACTTCAATGATGATGAGTTATGTTTTTCATGGGCATGCGGATGAAGCCATTATCTTGTTCCGGCTGATGCAAAGAGAAAAACTGGAACATGACTTGGTCACTGTAATTAGTCTGCTTCAGGCATTTTCTCAGCTTGCATGTGTAAATTTAGCAAGGGAAGTTCAGTGTCACTTGTATCGAGTTCATATGGTCAGAGAGATACCTGTTATCAATTCTCTGATCACTACTTATGCCAAGTGTGGCAGATTAGATATGGCCAGAGAAGTGTTTGAGCACATGAGCAAGCGGTGCCTGACATCATGGAACACAATGATAGCTGCATATGCTATGCATGGCAGCTCTGCAGAGGTACTAAAACTATTTGATCGAATGAAAGGAGAAAAGGTCGAGCCTGATGAGGTAACCTTTACGTCAATACTCACTGCTTGCAGTCATTCAGGCTTGGTAGAAGAGGGTCTGCAAGTTTTCAGGTCCATGAAAGAAGAATATGCAATGATTCCATGTGAAGTACATTATAGTTGTATGGTAGATTTATTAAGCCGGGCAGGACAGCTTGATGAAGCGTATGCCATGGTTAAGCGCCTGCCATCCGGAAAAAGTACTTCTTCACTGGGTGCTTTGCTCGCTGCTTGTATAGTATATAGAAATACAGAGATCGGGGAGGTTGTAGGGAGGCAACTGCTGGAACTGGTACCTGAGAACTCAAGCGCTTATTCTTTGGTGTCAAATTTATATGCAGAAGGTGGGAAATGGGATGAAGTAGCCAGAATAAGAGCCATTGTCAAGGATAAAGGTTTGAAAAGGACTCCTGGGTGTAGTCTGATAGAGCTAGATAAGCAGGAACGTGCAATGTGA
- the LOC133859649 gene encoding probable ubiquitin conjugation factor E4 — MAAPKPQKRSAEEIEDIILRKIFLVSLTDSAESSSTSDPRVVYLEMTAAEILSESKELRLSRDLMERILIDRLSGSFVSTEPPFQYLVGCYRRAYEEGKKIASMKDKNVKSDMESVVKQAKKLAVSYCRIHLGNPELFPNANSKSGSGNSPLLPLVFAEVGGSVDGFGGGGSSAGTQCPPGFLEEFFRDSDFDSLDPILKGLYEDLRGSVLKVSALGNFQQPLRALLYLVSFPVGAKSLVNHLWWIPKGAYLNGRVIEMTSILGPFFHVSALPDHAIFKSQPDVGQQCFSEASTRRPADLLSSFATIKTVMNNLYDGLAEVLLSLLKNTDTRENVLEYLAEVINKNSSRAQIQVDPLSCASSGMFVSLSAVMLRLCEPFLDANLTKRDKIDPKYVFHSNRLDLTRLTALHASSEEVAEWLNNTNLGKTDGENRLLQSQEATSSGSGASGSSNAKPASSGDKTKYPFICECFFMTARVLDLGLLKAFSDFKHLVQDIQRCEDNLSTLKDMQGHSPTPALELDISRLEKEIELYSQEKLCYEAQILRDGALIQNALSFYRLVVIWLVGLVGGFKMPLPSTCPMEFACMPEHFLEDAMELLIFASRIPKALDGVLLDDFMNFIIMFMASPNFIRNPYLRAKMVEVLNCWMPRRSGSSVTATLFEGHQLSLEYLVKNLLKLYVDIEFTGSHTQFYDKFNIRHNIAELLEYLWQVPSHRNAWRQIAKEEEKGVYLTFLNFLINDSIYLLDESLNKILELKELEAEMSNTAEWERRPAQERQERTRLFHSQENIIRIDMKLANEDVSMLAFTSEQITVPFLLPEMVERVASMLNYFLFQLVGPQRKSLTLKDPEKYEFRPKQLLKQIVDIYVHLAKGDTENIFPAAISKDGRSYNEQLFSAAADVLRRIGEDGRVIQEFIELGAKAEVAASEAMDTEATLGEIPDEFLDPIQYTLMKDPVKLPSSGMTVDRPVIQRHLLSDNTDPFNRSHLTADMLIPNNELKGRIEEFIRSQEMKQHGKRLSKESTKATIQTTNSEMLID; from the exons ATGGCGGCCCCGAAACCCCAAAAGAGGTCCGCGGAGGAAATCGAGGACATAATCCTCCGGAAAATCTTCCTGGTATCGCTGACGGATTCGGCCGAATCATCATCAACGTCCGATCCCCGGGTCGTCTACCTGGAGATGACCGCGGCGGAGATTCTGAGCGAGAGCAAGGAGCTGAGGCTCTCGAGGGACTTgatggagaggatcctgatcGATCGCCTCTCGGGGAGTTTCGTCTCGACCGAACCGCCATTCCAGTATCTTGTTGGGTGCTATCGGCGAGCCTACGAGGAGGGCAAGAAGATAGCTTCCATGAAGGACAAGAACGTGAAGTCCGATATGGAGTCGGTGGTGAAGCAAGCCAAGAAATTGGCGGTCTCGTACTGTAGGATTCACTTGGGGAACCCCGAATTGTTTCCAAATGCGAATTCGAAGTCGGGTTCTGGTAATTCGCCGTTGTTGCCGCTGGTTTTCGCTGAGGTTGGGGGCTCGGTGGACGGGTTCGGAGGTGGTGGTAGCAGTGCGGGGACACAGTGCCCACCTGGGTTCTTGGAGGAGTTCTTTAGGGACTCGGATTTCGACAGCTTGGACCCCATTTTGAAGGGGTTGTATGAGGACTTGAGGGGCAGTGTGCTCAAGGTCTCGGCGCTCGGGAACTTTCAGCAGCCTTTGAGGGCTTTGCTGTATTTGGTTAGCTTCCCGGTTGGTGCCAAATCGTTGGTGAATCACCTGTGGTGGATTCCCAAAGGCGCGTATTTGAACGGCCGGGTTATTGAGATGACCAGCATATTGGGGCCGTTTTTTCATGTTAGTGCTCTGCCTGATCATGCCATTTTCAAGAGCCAGCCTGATGTGGG ACAGCAGTGCTTTTCAGAGGCATCAACTCGTCGACCGGCTGATTTATTATCCTCATTTGCCACAATTAAAACGGTCATGAATAACTTATATGATGGTCTAGCAGAAGTTCTTCTCTCACTCCTTAAAAATACGGACACCCGTGAAAATGTGCTTGAGTATCTTGCAGAGGTGATCAATAAAAACTCGTCGAGGGCTCAAATCCAG GTTGATCCTCTATCGTGTGCAAGTTCAGGCATGTTTGTCAGTCTCAGTGCTGTTATGCTTCGGCTGTGCGAGCCATTTTTAGACGCAAACTTAACAAAAAGGGATAAAATTGATCCCAAATATGTATTTCACAGTAACCGACTGGATTTAAC ACGGTTGACTGCTCTCCATGCATCATCAGAAGAAGTTGCTGAATGGCTTAATAATACTAATTTGGGGAAAACTGATGGTGAAAATCGGTTGCTTCAATCTCAAGAAGCCACCAGTTCTGGCAGTGGTGCGAGTGGCTCCTCTAATGCAAAGCCAGCATCAAGCGGTGATAAAACTAAATATCCATTTATTTGCGAATGCTTCTTTATGACTGCAAGGGTGCTCGACTTGGGTTTATTAAAAGCATTTTCTGACTTTAAACATTTAGTTCAG GACATTCAAAGGTGTGAAGATAATCTCTCTACTCTTAAAGACATGCAAGGGCATTCTCCTACTCCAGCATTGGAGCTGGACATTTCTCGCCTTGAGAAAGAAATAGAGTTGTATTCACAGGAAAAGCTTTGTTATGAAGCTCAGATATTGAGG GATGGAGCACTTATTCAGAATGCTCTTTCTTTCTACCGGTTAGTGGTGATTTGGTTGGTTGGCCTGGTTGGTGGATTTAAGATGCCTCTGCCATCCACTTGCCCAATGGAGTTTGCGTGTATGCCAGAGCATTTTCTGGAAGATGCCATGGAATTGCTTATTTTTGCTTCCCGGATTCCGAAAGCTTTGGATGGGGTCTTGCTG GATGACTTCATGAACTTTATTATCATGTTCATGGCAAGtccaaattttattagaaaCCCTTATCTCAGAGCAAAGATGGTTGAAGTGCTTAACTGCTGGATGCCACGTAGAAG TGGCTCATCTGTTACAGCTACTCTATTTGAAGGGCACCAACTGTCCCTTGAGTATCTTGTGAAGAATCTTCTGAAGCTCTATGTTGACATTGAGTTCACTGGTTCTCACACGCAG TTCTATGACAAGTTTAACATCCGTCACAATATTGCCGAACTTCTCGAATACCTGTGGCAGGTCCCTAGTCATCGTAATGCTTGGAGACAG ATTGCCAAGGAGGAGGAAAAGGGTGTCTACTTGACTTTCTTAAACTTCCTGATTAATGATAGCATCTATCTTCTTGATGAAAGTcttaacaaaattcttgaacTGAAAGAGTTGGAAGCCGAGATGTCAAATACTGCAGAATGGGAGCGAAGACCAGCCCAAGAGAGGCAGGAGAGAACCCGACTATTCCACTCCCAAGAGAAT ATTATCCGGATTGATATGAAGTTGGCAAATGAGGATGTGAGTATGCTGGCATTTACTTCGGAGCAGATTACAGTTCCTTTCCTACTTCCTGAGATG gtTGAGAGAGTGGCCAGCATGctcaattattttttgtttcaactTGTGGgtccccaaagaaaatctcttACTCTGAAAGATCCTGAAAAATATGAATTCCGTCCAAAACAGTTGCTTAAGCAG ATTGTCGACATATATGTTCATCTTGCGAAGGGTGatacggaaaatattttccctgCTGCTATATCAAAAGATGGTCGATCATACAATGAACAG TTATTTAGTGCGGCAGCAGATGTTCTTCGAAGAATTGGTGAAGATGGGAGAGTAATACAGGAATTTATTGAGCTAGGTGCCAAGGCCGAAGTTGCAGCTTCTGAGGCAATGGACACTGAAGCTACTCTTGGAGAGATACCTGATGAATTCCTTGACCCAATTCAA TACACTTTGATGAAGGATCCAGTTAAGTTACCTTCTTCAGGGATGACGGTAGACCGACCTGTCATTCAAAGGCATCTTCTTAGTGATAAT ACTGACCCTTTCAACCGTTCCCACCTTACTGCGGACATGCTGATTCCAAACAATGAATTGAAGGGAAGAATTGAAGAGTTCATCAGGTCCCAGGAAATGAAGCAGCATGGGAAACGCCTTAGCAAGGAGAGCACCAAGGCGACAATACAAACCACGAATAGTGAAATGTTAATCGATTAG